GTTAATACACATGGATCAAGATGGTTCAGAAACAGTAGAAATGAATataatataaactcctcaacaaaagtttggaaagttttttcaagcatctgtatctcaaattatttgtgacatatttgtatcgtgttgcatatcattggatagctacaatacacgccttgtgaatgactagtggggtctcaaaacgaatttgccaaattgaccattattctgtgcagcaagctgcaatcccatatcttcacaatctgggacctaacgcaatcctccaagatgacaccgcttgcccacatagccacggtagtcaacgactacctacagactATGGGAGTATAGACAAAATGGTCTGCCATCAGGCATTTtcaggccagacctcaacccgattgaacacttgtgggaccagcttgattgtgctgtgcgtgccagagaagcccatatgcaacaacattgaatgacctgcgacgaatcctttttGAAGcatggaatgccatcccacagtaacatgtaaccaggtcggtgagcagcatgaggtgactattgtggctgcctttgTTTTTCCACccattgaggttagtggctagcgttgtttgagcacagaataatggtcaatttggcaaattctgtttgagaccccactacattcacaaggcgtgtactcagctgtgaaaaatgttattgtttcaaatggggtgtcattgtaaaggggagtattgtagatatccattgatatgcaacacaatatgaatatgtcacaaataactgaagatacagatgcttgaaaaaatgttccaaacttttgttgaggagtttatatcccGCTCTGGCAGTTTTGGTCATGAATTTTTCATAATAGCAGGACCTATATGCAGCATCCTGCCAGGACACAGTGCAAGGCAAAGGAAGGATGCTGGCTGGGACAGTCTGCTGGCAGACACAGGCATCTTTTTATATACAATTGCTTTAACAATGAATGCAGTCAATAGCGTTattggcattgggctattccatttaaaatccacattatccctgtggaagattttggaaatatcttctacaagggagtatgaatttcaaatggaattaacacattaggcagctccatttgaattttatacaccctttgagaaagattccaCATTGattcttccacaaagggaggatgagtttcaaatggaactacctaatgtgttaatttcatttgaaattgatactccccctgtggaagttatttccaaaatcttgccAAAAGCAAGACCAAAAGCTATATGGTAAGTGCAGTTAACAAGGctacaattttgaaaatcaatatttttataaTACTACTTACAGAAAAATTCATACATGTAGAAAGTGCATTTCTAAATGGTGAACTTTTATATATAACTTTGTAGGTAAAACCTTACAAAGAAGACAATTAATGatgataataacaacaacaacaaaatgtgcAATGCGCATTTTTCAACAACCAGTCCTAATACAAATCCTTGAATTGCTGAAAAAGAGACTAGTGCAGTGATGATTTTATAATCCTTAAAACTACTGTGCAGAGTGAATTTCATTgagcatttgaaaaaaataataaaactaaGATATAAACTATATTCTATTAATGAActtaatgaaaatgaaataaaagaggGAAAACTTAAATGACTACAGAACTGTATAGGAGAAGATAACATAACGTGGCAAAGAACATGTAGCAACTATACCTGTTCCAAGATTTATACCTGGGGTTTATAAGAGTGAAAAGTAAGGAATAAAACAGGTAATTTCTTTGTGGTAGAAATGAAAGACAGTTAGTAGAAGTACCCTAGAACAACAAAATTTAAACAACTTCTAGGGGCCCATATCTATTTACAAGGGTGCAGCCTTCCCACAGCTTGGCTAAACGGATTACGAAATCCCTACTTCcatgggagattaagttcatagGCTGCAGCTTTGTATAGGCATGGACCCTAAGCCTAAAGTTCTTGTTAAAACAAAagttcatgcatgcatgcagttaGTAAAACATATTTATAGTGATGACTACATTTACACAAGAAATATCATAATCCCTTTTAAACAGAAACGTAATTGGAATTTTGAGGGTGGTATTATAACCGCATCTTCAGCAAACATAAAACTCTAAATTAATGGAATAATGGCCATTGCCTGTGGAGCTGCTGAAGTAAACATGTGTCACAGACCACATTAATGTTATCAAGTGTAGCATAAACTAAAAAAACTTTTATAAAACCATTTTTGATGTGTGTTACAAAACTATGAACAAATAGCATATTTTTTGGTGGTACTAATAGAAATGCAATGTTTTTCAGCTAACAGTTGCCTCTTATCAAGTTATCTtacaggttaataaatgcatatcacttaatGATAGTGAtattgtataaaataatgcacAAATAACCAAATGTTGATGCGTCTGATGCACAAGCCctgtttgtgtgggggtgtgtgtgtgtgtggggggggggggtgcaattatagacacatcaacatttcagcaattatgtacatgtagatgATGTGCATAACCACATGTAGATGTGTGTGACCACATAATTTTGGAGAACCAGAAAAAGTCAATATTACGCAAAATTTTTATGAGTGCAAAACAAACTTAAGGAAGCAAAATTAACCAACCTTGATGGGACCAATATTTAACCTACCTTGTACTAGTCTGATGAACTACTGGAACTTTAGGACCTGGTTGAGCTTTAAGAGGTGGCCTGCCTGCTTGAATTCTCTCAGATCTGAGCGGCGGTTTCTCTGTATATGCTGGCTGTTGATGACCGCTACCTACCTCTTGACCACTTAAATAACCATCTGGTGAAATCTATAAACAAACCAAGAGAGATGAAGAGATGTATTAACCAAATTTAAAGTGATCATCATAAATATAAATAATCAGGATCCTGACCAGCAAGTCCAGCAGAAGAAAATTTGAACTAATAACAAAAGTTCTTACGATCtttaagacaaaaatttggaagATTGTGCACTTACTTTAGGATATTTTAGCTACTTTTATGATACATTTTGACCtagaaaaattacaaataaaaaacaacacatttcacattttggtTTTCAGAAGACTTTTTAAGCCTAATAAATCATTATATAATGTGAAATCACAATAAAAACAGTACCTGTAGTGTGTTACTAGTACTAGTACTTGCATTCCACGTCCCTCTCCCAACCACACTAAGAGTACTACTAGCTGCATTCCCTAACCCTCTCCCACCCACACTGTGAGTTATTAATGTACACTAACacagaaacaaaataaaatggatgAATACCATACAACTACTTGTACATTGTGTATTTCTATAAGTTTGCCAACATTTAACTAGCACATTTTATAAGCAGCAATGTAGAATACCTGCTCCAATATCATCCAAGTACTTTTATCATTCCTCTACTAGGCAACATTTGTTAGATTTTAGAAGCTTGACCATATATAAAGAAGTTACAGCTCTTAACTTTTTCTTAAATGCATTCAAACAAGTATAGTAACAAGAAAAGAAAGATATTTGGTTTTCTTTTTCACGTTTACGAACAGTTCAAAGCAGAACAGAAACGATTACAGCATCAAGCAAAACATGTTATTTATAAGCAGTAACTAAACTGACATCATGCTCAAAGCTGTAGCCAGGGTGCTGGGTTGCGATGCACCccaaaaatgccaatttaaaaaaaaaaatcctcttttttctgtaacattaaaaatcagcccttttttgaagaaaaagttCACAAAAGGTCTGCTTTTTTTcaggaaaatttttgaaaatagcatTTTATGATGGAACAACTcacaaaaggtccacattttatTTCCTCGCACCCCACAGaacaaatcctggctacgggcctgatttTGTGCTTCTCATGCAATAAGTGGCGGCACTACGGTTTAGTCAATCAACTGTCTTTGCTACCagtttcttgcccccccccccgtaaaGACCCATAAATTAcacaaatgtccactttttgcggcaattttgcacaaaattggttgattcccccactaaaattcacttttcccccattaAAATCTTCCTCATGCCGCCAATGCATGCAATGACTCAATGCCTAGTAACACTGAATAATACAATGCTATGCTCTACACTAACCTGACTACCCATTTCCTTTGTCCCATGTTGTATTTCACCTTTATCACGATACCCTATTTTACCCCCATCTTTATTACCCTGTTAATTATAATACATACATGATAATATGCAGGCATATGATACTATCATTGTTAATGTGTAAGCCTACTATACAAATATGTGAACACAACATCATTCAattatttggaataattttggtataccctgcgcacaagtataaccctaaccctttataccctaaccctaaaaaaaagggtgtgcagggtaaaccagaattatattgaaaacacagggtgcgcaggggaaaccagaattgtaccaatTATTTTCCTGCAAATTAGACTATGTGTTGATAAATACTCAATTAGCTTTACAATGGTAAGCCTAAATCCATGCTTGCCATGAATTCTTCTTTTTGTGACTTTTTGCACACCCATTTATTTATTCCCTTGATTTTGCTTCTATCAATGAGCAGCAGTTTGATATATTTACTACATATAGCATACTCCGACATTCATTGAGACAGGgttgaaattgatcaaatttttcacgcaaagcaagcaagaaaaaaaaggatttaaacgCAACGTTTACTACGATACAGTAGGATATAGGCAGGACTACGTCATTtgtgttttttggtgtttggtaTGAATTATGTTACAATTCAAAGCGTAAGATGAAGTGCGGGCTGAAAAACTAGAATGCTGTCCATTGTTTAACAGATAAAGCACACAATACCAGACGACAACTCAGCTTCAACACTTACATAATCTTCCATTTCATAACTTCCATAGCTTGGCTGATACGGACAAGATGGTTGTATTCCCAGCAAGCAGGAAAAATTATGTGTACATGATTTGGTGGTTTAGTCAATCAACTGTCTTTGCTATATGTAAATGTGTATATATGCTGTAAAGTAGCTATGGTGCAGTTGGTGACATTAACAGTGCTAAGGTAGCCATTTCACACATCTTTGAATATGCACATAATGTACAATATGTTTTGAATTtcaagctgcgcccaatgaaaatGAAGCTAAATGGCACTGATGTCACTGACTACACTTGGTCGAAAGCACTAAATACAGTATACAtgtaactatactgcgccaataaagtatccttacagttggaaaaataatcacaattcccaaactgaacaatattggggtaaatttgtttttttaatagatgcactagctaatcctgcacattatgacactacattgaatccaatgtgacttcaagaagcaaagttacaagcattgaaagttttgaaagtgacaaactggcctattcaaaactccacagactagacatgtggtttgagagtggtgaatggataatttatgcatttggctgtaatttaaaacaaaaggaacaaaagaaaactgaaacaaaagaactgacaaataacatgaaagttatgaaaagtacagagaagtaaaaactgaaataaaaactgctttaaataacgcttcattgaagaaactgtgttgtctctttgttttgcttgttggaatctttttgcgccttgtataggtcagtttgtcacttttaaaactggaccttcgtctattcaattgcttgtaactttacttcctgAATACACATTGGatttggattcaatgtggtgtcataatgtgcaggattagatagtgcatctatcaaaaaaacaaatttaacccaatattgtccagttttaaaattgtgattatttttccaagtgtaaggatactttattggcgcagtatatatagttCCCAATAGGTATGTATTCAGTGAACATTATGCAACAACGAAAATCTAAAGTGATCTTATTAATTTGGCTACCCAATTGATAGAAAATATACTTATATATCAATAATCTATAAGATGTGTGTGTGTTTATCTTTATCCGTCTCTCTGTCGTTCTCTCCCCATCAACAATTCTCACCTTAGCTCCTGGAGCCCCTTTCTTTTCTATATAAGCTTCAATTTTCTGCTTCAGTTTCCATAAGAAGACCTCTGCAACACCAGGTTTGCTATTTGTAATACCACGAACAACACTCTCTGGTACATTGTAGTTTAACTTGCTTAAAACTTTCCTGTTTTAAAAAAAGATGGATGAAACATTGATACACAAAGTACTTAGGAAGCAATACATCCACCttgtgaaacatgtgtttgttaCCTTCCCAACTAAATATTTGCCAAATTCATTAGCAAGATCTTCAGGACAGTTAATATCAGGGAGAGCTTTATTGGCCCTAAggtgacaaaaacaaaaactttcgGTATGTTTGTTGTTACTGTacttgtgctgaggcttgtggatcaatgtctaggcactGTGCCTATGCATAACATACTATTTCTGGAAGAAGCTTGCCCCTAAAAAATCATTGACAGCTTGAAAAATCAttcaaaaaaattgaacaattttttgcaaacatattttgaaaaagttttgaatgaaaataaaatgactttaatttgcttcaaTCCTTACCTGTTTAATGTACCCCAGTTACTCTGTTTCTGTATTGTTGAGTTTGCTGGTGTGTAGTTATGAATTTCAACTAATCTAGGCACAAAATGGTGAACTACTTCTGCTACCATAACTGAAATAGAATTTCCGAAAAATAAACATGAATTACTTTTACACTAATAGTTGACATATATGCACAAGTACACAGATGTTTAAGGCCCCCCATGGTTCATCTCAGCATCCAGTATGCATAAGAGGGCGCACCATCAAACCATTCCACAGTTggagcttcaagagcgcacatcctAGAGCGTAATGTTTAGGGTGTGCgatcttgaagctgcaaagtccctgtgttgttgttaaatggtttattgaatgatgtggggccgtagtgatcaatgacaacctgtaaagtgtgctgaggcttgtggatcaacatctaggccttgtgcctgtgcatagcgcactataaatcatttttattattatttccaaGAGGTCTGCTATTCTGAACCACTACATTTTTTGGGAAAGCGGACCTTCGGAATAACAAGCGGTCCCCATACACTTACCTCCATCACTGAAATCTCTAGTTATAGTTTTCTTAGGCCTACTCAATGGAATCTCATCCACCCATGCAAATAACTCCTGTAATGTCTCTTCATCTAGTTGGGACATCTTGTCCTTCTCTGCTGGCATTGGAGCACTCGCTACTTTCTTTCTGCTTAATTTGTAGTTATCTTAATTGTCCTTTTCTTGTGTCTGTTTtatctttcttgtttttttttcgtaCCAAATCTGGCGCTGTAATGTAAAATATATTGATAATTAATAAACAACATGTTTTGATAACAAGTCGTCAGCCGTATCACACAGTGACGTattcaacattttaaacattttcatgcattttttaaCCCTTTTCATTCCCAGAAATGCAGAATCTGAGACTAGTAAGGCATAATGCATCATGttcccactttttcgagccattcCCGATCACAGTTAGTGGTCAGTGAATAGTACAGGGATATATTATACGATGTCGATGATATTTATTTTTGAGTGGATCAACGATCGTATGGATCTAGGCAAATGATGTAGAAAATACATGTCACCCAATatgcaccacgcaattgaatagcagacgggcactgcacagtaccagctTTGGCTGGTTACCAGTTGTACTCAATCAGAGCCTACAAAACATGGCGCATATATCGTGACATcaggaattgacacaaattttacggtataatcagtcatacctagaaaggataaaattcaaattgagaaaatattctaggtatgacttgtactacactgggtttcagagaagaatggcactcccttgctcagattgacgcgagcgtcctgttaatgagcgactTACGctgagctttgtgttcacttttAGGGCGCCGATCAGCGCCGACCAACGATTTcacgcacaatcggccaatcagattattggtctgttgctatgattgtcagaagattgattcagccaatcagaaccctacttccttgttttacgctctgcacgctctcaaaatgtaaacaagtgctgttcttctctgacaaaaactttatACTGGTAAttttaattgaatgaacacagctgcacaACAGCGTGATGATTGTCCGCGTACACTGTGTAATGAACGCCCGCATTGCATACAGTCGTTTGCAGCTGTGTTCATGTAAATGAAATTCCCAGTATATAGTCAGTGAACAATctgcgatcttttcctttagaccaccctcgctagtCGCTATATAGGACTAaaatattacttttgcatcaaggtttacctTTGCATAAActttaaacagttgccaaacatgttggagtcaaggtttaatgtatttgAAGGAGGGCAGGGTTTCGATAAAtcagggaaattatggggtaaaaaacaagattAATTTAAACAACTTTTTAAAAGAAGTGAAAATGGTTATTCTGCTAgaaagtttttgtctcaaaaaacaattcaaaaatatttggaaattatgcaaaaaacataccttcataaaatcagcatcacttcgtCACATGAAAGCATGATTAGATGAGTGGAAAATGGCAAAGAATTCGTGAAATAAGGGAATTTTCTCAGAAATTAGCCATCTTGAatcaatgcagaattgcgtcacgcaTTAAAAAACTGttaaacgcgcttgaaaatgcacaGTACGCGAGCATAAATTACCGTctaaacgagcgtacatcaagcgctcatGCTACGGGAATATTTCGGAGCAGGCATCATCAGTTTGCACTTGTCTCGGCTCTTTTACGTTAAAAAATAGcgataaaaacattgattttggaacaaaataaagcttgttcgatgaaaaggtatgtttgtatagctaaaacatgaaaacatgtttaaccttgtccttgatgcaaaagtttattttgataaatttgtaattttgaccTATAAAGTTCAGGTGGTCTAAAAGAAAGATCGCGAACAATCAGTAATAAATCAGCTACTGATCAATTAGCACAGTGCGGTCAGTGATCAGTATTTTACTGATTGCTCAGACTGATATTTTCCAATATAGTGGGACGTCGAGTCGTCGATGCGATATCATTCTGTTCTgctagtcttgccagcaagacttcagtctttatcataaacataatgacataacATGACATAACATGACATCtatggttacagttactggaactatctGTTCTGCATATCAACAACACATGCAAAACATGAAAGCTTAAAAATAGTCGTAAAAAATAGTCGTATGAAAACGCACCTTTGTAAATTCCCTTTTTATTTCAGTTAGTAGAGACACGCTTCTTTACAGTTTTTTCTGTTTGCATACAACATTCATATCGGTAAATCGAGTCGTATTTCGACGGTGTTTTGAACACTGCAACTGATTACAAAAAATTGTTTACGGTGGTCGCCATTTTTGTTGTCAGCCAAACAATGACGTCACGTCAGTCATTAGCCTCGTTAACACGGCTGACATTACTACCTGCATGATGACATCCTTATCCTGTCCTTACTGCAATTCTCGGCAACGTTCATTTCctttggtgtgtgtgtggggggggctatTTACTTTGATGAGGGGGGATTTTGATTTCGGTATTTCAATACTTTTTGACCCACACCCTCTGTCTGTATTTCCAGTTTCAACCTTGTTTTTTTTAACAGATctgcaataggcctaccatactgcagttactgtccgttttcctatacacaatacacagtgctctttcccattgacgcgtgacctttacaaatagccctacgttaacagtatggggatatgactagttaacgtcgctgtgtgaaaaataaccggccaatattaaaagtactcttctaaagttctagaaaatatagtttttaacatgtcctaaattttagctaatttagatgtttggaaatattcgtactttggtgttttagttaatgttataggtaatagtacattgcctagttaacgtcgctgtgtgaaaaataaccggccaatattaaaagtactcttctaaaattctagacaatatagttttgtaacatgtcctaaatttttagctaatttaggtgtttggagagggtcgtacttttgtgttttaggaaggacatgtaaacgacagataacaccaaaaatatgaagaaattatttccaaaccgtgttaagtcaaaaatcattatgttgctcattttcaagaatgctggtttacaaaaagcacgccattgtctgatttcgtgaacaaagccacacataacattgtttcctttcgtttcctttataatcggttacccaactgaagctatgaataccagctttattgcgatatcgcacatgaaaacagtcacttgtgcacaaccagagaagatccgatttaatcagttgagctgtttcaatgagtgttatcttggtttaatagcttttaatggggttaagtcctgcaaaggtcgagatgaattctactgtagacatgactgcatcatgcactaACTTATTTAGTGAATAGTGGTACCGGTATCATATCAGTAGTGTCACTATGCCTTATGTTTATTTAATAGGTCTAAATTGTCCATAAGtttggcgtagccagctttcttggtcaggtggggcaaaaaaacaaaacaaaaatcggGGCATAGgcgaaaaacaattgcagttgcttAAGGgacggtgcaataattatgtgtaccccggggtggtgaattataggggggcaaagtttttggcaggccaaaggggggggcaagcatttttggcaggtcgaaagggggggtcaagcgatttttggcaggtcaaagggggggcggcagtggcgtaaccagtgggggggtCCGGAAGCacacaaaaaactgggaagaagagcaaaaaattgggaaggggaaaggagagaaaagaggaagacaaaaggggaaggagaagagaaaaaggggaaaagggaagaagaagagaagggaaagaagaaaagaaaaagagggaagaaaaagggaaggagagaAGAAAATGGGAAGGGAGTCGAGAAGagtaaagggaaagaaagagggaagaagatctatactactttcattgtgaaatttgtactctgaaacactgattttttagcttctaacatgtctaatatggcaaaaaccaggagcttcagggggctccgcccccttgacccccaccggggctttTCCCCGgtaccccaccaggggccctaaggcgggcccctggaccccacccgtttatcgCTTCGCGGCAACCCGCTCGCGATGCGAGCTAtcgctcgcacataaatactacaacttttggtcaaaaattgggaaatttttcaatcttgccccccggaaggtcaggtctggttacgcccctggggggcaagcaatttttggcacagatattttgggcactgtttctatattacgccctaaaaaggcataggaaaacgttacgaacacgttcaaatatatgcacaatttcctgctcgctgcgctcgcattatatgataagacaatttaaggttttaaattcgggttccccaaaatcttgcatgtgtaaggggggggggcaaaggttttttggcacatcgaaagggggggcaaagatttttggcacggccaaagggggggcaagtgattttggcagaccattttgagaattcaccacccaggggtacacataattattgcacccctaaggggtggggtatgatgaacctggacagtatttattaccgTATGGGAcatttagagcacatcagacatcaaataattttgattttttgaaattcgcaatgtaatgcacattttatggcaaatgattaaaaattgatatttttgatatttaacagtactcgaagtaaactttatgaagctgataatatgtacttaaagtgtatgtaggtgggatgaaaagccgacgatcaattgaaaatgttgacctttcgtattgaagatatggatttttccaaaacaccaaaaaaaataggtcttttgtcataaaatttgtattatatcgtgaatttccaaaaatgaaaattatttgatatgagaaagatattcttcgtattcagaatgcaattcgatatgtctgctgtgctctcatgtcccacaaaaaatactgtcgaaacgctcaaaacgctcattccagatcccttaaccagtgaaagtgtaaaacaaaattgaaaccattgcctaaaagtgaaggataagtcatttttGAAATGGAAAACTTGGGCAAAAAATGAGGAATACAGCAGTATTGTCAAAGTTGAGGCCCCGTTCAAATACAGGTAAATTTATATACTGGTTACAgatttcatgtaaatgctttattttgtctacagctttcggctgaaccatgcACTCAGCAGATCTCAGACTCAGCatagcacatctataacaattAATGACAAAGgtatataccaaaatctgaattttgatgatttttaagattgtcaggatgagcaaatcactgaatgggcttttaacAGCCATACATATTATAATACTGGTTTTGTTTTTTCCTGCACATGTCTTCGAGCTTAAAAAACTATGGCTTTATATTGgacaattttgtacaatttttacaatattttggcccatgaaattgatatttaaaaaacaagaacttttttgacccccggccccttatgggtgtcaaaacttttttgacaccgccttttgccatgtcaaaaacttttttgacccctttgGAAGGTCAAAACTGTTTCGACCCACTGGAATTTTCCACTGAGAGAGTTAtatgcattttgctatctactgaagatgaattTATAGGAGATATTTTCGATAATAGGCCTACGATCAATCGTTTTGAAGGAGAAAACActacaacatttttgaaatgctGTCAAAATGTTCATAGTAAAACATTTGTTcagaatattttgttaacacttgtAGGGTCTTCTGTTTATAGAAAATGACCGGATAAAAAAATGTATGCctattatacataggcctacactcatcactttttttatttttttattttcctcatttaaggggtggggtatgaacgtttggacagtatttatcgtgggacatcagagcacatcagacatatcgaatttcattctgaatacgaagaatgtccttctgatatcaaataattttgattttttt
The Amphiura filiformis chromosome 3, Afil_fr2py, whole genome shotgun sequence DNA segment above includes these coding regions:
- the LOC140148796 gene encoding sperm flagellar protein 1-like; translated protein: MPAEKDKMSQLDEETLQELFAWVDEIPLSRPKKTITRDFSDGVMVAEVVHHFVPRLVEIHNYTPANSTIQKQSNWGTLNRKVLSKLNYNVPESVVRGITNSKPGVAEVFLWKLKQKIEAYIEKKGAPGAKISPDGYLSGQEVGSGHQQPAYTEKPPLRSERIQAGRPPLKAQPGPKVPVVHQTSTSNLHKTRSLNKLNDMGTETRLILEEKEQALLASNETVQILQAKVRRLEHLLHLKDIRIEELTKRVEQMGGKY